In Phocoena sinus isolate mPhoSin1 chromosome 10, mPhoSin1.pri, whole genome shotgun sequence, a single genomic region encodes these proteins:
- the LRRC10 gene encoding leucine-rich repeat-containing protein 10 has translation MGNTIRALAAFVPADHCQNYMVRDLQEMPLDKTVDLSGNMLRRFPVHVCSFQQLAKLYLSDNRLNSLPPELGQLQNLQILALDFNNFKALPQVVCTLKQLCILYLGNNKLCDLPGELSLLQNLQTLWVEANYLTQLPDVVCELSLLKTLHAGSNALRLLPGRLRRLRELRTIWLSGNLLTDFPPVLLHMPSLEVIDVDWNSIRYFPSLAHLSSLKLVIYDHNPCRNAPKVAKGVRRVGRWAEETPEPDPRKARRYALARQESQEAQVPALPPLLPPSNS, from the coding sequence ATGGGGAACACCATCAGGGCCCTCGCGGCCTTCGTCCCGGCTGACCACTGCCAGAACTACATGGTCAGAGACCTCCAGGAGATGCCGCTGGACAAGACGGTGGATCTGAGCGGGAACATGCTCCGTCGCTTCCCCGTGCACGTGTGCTCCTTCCAGCAGCTCGCCAAGCTCTACCTGAGTGACAATCGCCTCAACAGCCTGCCTCCGGAGCTGGGGCAGCTGCAAAATCTGCAGATCCTGGCCCTGGATTTCAACAACTTCAAGGCTCTGCCCCAGGTAGTATGTACCTTGAAACAGCTCTGCATCCTCTACCTGGGCAACAACAAACTCTGCGACCTCCCCGGTGAGCTGAGCCTGCTCCAGAATCTCCAGACCCTGTGGGTCGAGGCCAATTACCTCACCCAGCTGCCAGATGTGGTGTGTGAGCTGAGTCTCCTTAAGACTCTGCATGCTGGCTCCAACGCCCTGCGTCTGCTGCCAGGCCGGCTCCGGCGCCTCCGGGAGCTGAGGACCATCTGGCTCTCAGGCAACCTGCTGACAGACTTCCCCCCTGTGCTGCTTCACATGCCTTCCCTGGAGGTGATCGATGTGGACTGGAACAGCATCCGCTACTTCCCCAGCCTGGCCCACCTGTCAAGCCTGAAGCTGGTCATCTATGACCACAATCCTTGCAGGAATGCGCCCAAGGTAGCCAAAGGGGTGCGTCGCGTGGGAAGATGGGCGGAGGAGACCCCAGAGCCTGACCCCAGAAAAGCCAGGCGCTACGCACTGGCCAGGCAGGAAAGCCAGGAGGCACAAGTGCCTGCTCTGCCTCCTCTACTTCCACCTAGCAACTCCTGA